The following are encoded in a window of Brockia lithotrophica genomic DNA:
- a CDS encoding adenosylhomocysteinase, whose amino-acid sequence MDLGERKLLWVERFMPVLRTLRAEFERTRPFSGLTIAIALHLEAKTAYLADTLRAGGAEVYLASSNPLSTQDDVARAVAARGVRVFARRGATQEEYEAYLEELVRARPHLLVDDGGDLVHLLHTRYPEIAASVIGGAEETTTGILRLRALARSGRLRFPMVLVNDTPTKHLFDNRYGTGQSVWDAFVRTTNLLVAGKTVVVHGYGWCGKGVAQRARGLGAEVVVTEVHPVRALEAHLEGFRVLPALEAAAIGDVFVTVTGNARVLGREHFARMKDGAFLMNAGHFDVEVAVSELREMAVRIDEDVRPNVDAYVLPDGRTLYLLGKGRLVNLVAGDGHPAEIMDLSFALQALSLLYLRERHAREGRLAPELLPVPPEVDEEVARRKLAALGIAIDHLTEDQRRYLEGEEA is encoded by the coding sequence GTGGACCTCGGCGAACGCAAGCTCCTCTGGGTAGAACGCTTCATGCCCGTTCTCAGGACGCTTCGGGCAGAATTCGAACGCACGCGCCCCTTTTCCGGCCTCACGATCGCCATCGCCCTTCACCTCGAAGCTAAGACGGCCTACCTCGCAGACACGCTTCGGGCGGGCGGTGCAGAGGTCTACCTCGCGAGCTCCAACCCTCTCTCCACGCAGGACGACGTCGCCCGGGCCGTGGCGGCGCGCGGCGTCCGCGTCTTCGCCCGCCGGGGAGCGACGCAGGAGGAGTACGAGGCATACCTCGAAGAGCTCGTCCGGGCCCGTCCGCACCTTCTCGTGGACGACGGCGGCGACCTCGTCCACCTCCTGCACACGCGCTACCCGGAAATCGCCGCGAGCGTGATCGGCGGGGCGGAGGAGACGACGACGGGGATTTTGCGCCTCAGGGCGCTGGCGAGGTCGGGACGCCTGCGCTTTCCCATGGTCCTCGTGAACGACACGCCCACGAAGCACCTCTTCGACAACCGCTACGGTACGGGACAGTCGGTGTGGGACGCCTTCGTTCGGACGACGAACCTCCTCGTCGCGGGGAAGACCGTCGTCGTCCACGGCTACGGGTGGTGCGGGAAGGGCGTAGCCCAGCGCGCCCGCGGACTCGGGGCGGAGGTCGTCGTCACGGAAGTCCATCCCGTGCGGGCTTTGGAAGCCCACCTCGAGGGGTTCCGTGTCCTTCCGGCCCTCGAGGCGGCGGCGATCGGCGACGTCTTCGTCACCGTGACGGGGAACGCGCGCGTCCTCGGACGCGAGCACTTCGCCCGCATGAAGGACGGGGCGTTCCTCATGAACGCGGGCCACTTCGACGTCGAGGTCGCGGTTTCCGAACTCCGGGAGATGGCCGTCCGCATAGACGAGGACGTTCGGCCCAACGTGGACGCGTACGTCCTCCCAGACGGCCGTACGCTTTACCTCCTCGGCAAGGGTCGGCTCGTGAACCTCGTGGCCGGCGACGGCCACCCGGCGGAGATCATGGACCTAAGTTTTGCCCTGCAGGCCCTCTCCCTCCTCTACCTCCGGGAGCGCCACGCGCGAGAAGGGCGGCTTGCTCCGGAGCTCTTGCCCGTGCCGCCGGAGGTAGACGAGGAGGTAGCGCGCCGGAAGCTCGCCGCCCTCGGGATCGCGATTGACCACCTCACAGAAGACCAAAGGCGTTACCTCGAGGGAGAGGAAGCGTAA
- a CDS encoding spore germination protein, which yields MKKKDRSGTQDKSASPLRPQDALRRTFEGLADFVSRTLEDGPKRATLLYVKTVADEDKIQRYLVRVFFETDASRFRDYLKSHPFGIPYADEGQAAKMLLNGAVFVEFEGEPYLLDLRLLQDTGVQRTEVEPVLQGPLNSLSETLLVNLNLLRFRYKQVNLAIELGEIGTRSQTNVALVYDRDLVKSHVLEALRKAIQTPDLPALFAAGQLERVFAGKFTLFPSYMVTDRPDRILQEITHGKVALLLDGSEFALIAPAYFFDFFASMDDVYHPGIARLFFLTMRFTAVLVTLLTPALYVALTVYNPGAIRLPLTLSVAGSRAAVPFSAFFEVLFMMLAVELLLEASMRLPKSISAAATTVGGIILGQATTTAGIVSDVMILVIAVVAISSFVVPVNPMLYAVRIARYPLIGLASLFGLAGILVGFAVYLFALAERESFGEPYFYLPFSAGTSGKGVGR from the coding sequence ATGAAGAAAAAGGATAGGAGCGGGACCCAAGACAAAAGCGCTTCCCCTTTGCGTCCCCAAGATGCCCTTCGCCGCACTTTCGAAGGACTGGCGGACTTCGTATCCCGAACCCTGGAAGACGGCCCGAAGCGCGCGACGCTTCTCTACGTCAAGACCGTGGCCGACGAAGACAAGATCCAGCGCTACCTCGTGCGCGTCTTCTTCGAAACCGATGCGTCCCGCTTCCGCGACTACCTGAAGAGCCATCCCTTTGGTATCCCCTACGCCGACGAAGGACAGGCGGCCAAGATGCTCCTAAACGGGGCCGTCTTCGTGGAATTCGAAGGAGAGCCCTACCTTCTCGACCTTCGCCTCCTCCAGGATACGGGGGTTCAGCGGACGGAAGTCGAGCCCGTCCTCCAAGGCCCCCTCAACTCGCTGAGCGAAACCCTCCTCGTCAACCTCAACCTCCTCCGCTTTCGCTACAAGCAGGTCAACCTCGCCATCGAGCTCGGGGAAATCGGTACGCGCAGCCAAACCAACGTCGCCCTCGTCTACGACCGCGACCTCGTGAAGTCCCACGTTCTCGAAGCCCTCCGCAAGGCGATCCAGACGCCCGACCTGCCCGCCCTCTTCGCCGCCGGACAACTCGAGCGCGTATTTGCCGGGAAGTTCACGCTCTTCCCCTCGTACATGGTCACGGACCGACCCGACCGAATCCTGCAGGAGATCACCCACGGAAAGGTGGCCCTCCTCCTCGACGGCTCGGAGTTCGCCCTCATCGCCCCGGCTTACTTCTTCGACTTCTTCGCCTCCATGGACGACGTGTACCATCCCGGCATCGCGCGCCTCTTCTTCCTCACCATGCGCTTTACCGCCGTCCTCGTCACGCTGCTTACGCCCGCACTCTACGTGGCCCTCACCGTGTACAACCCCGGAGCGATCCGCCTCCCGCTCACGTTGTCCGTGGCGGGAAGCCGGGCGGCCGTACCCTTTTCCGCGTTTTTCGAAGTGCTCTTCATGATGCTCGCTGTGGAGCTCCTTCTCGAAGCCTCGATGCGCCTGCCCAAGAGCATAAGCGCCGCCGCGACCACCGTAGGCGGAATCATCCTCGGGCAGGCGACGACCACCGCAGGGATCGTCTCCGACGTCATGATCCTCGTGATCGCCGTCGTAGCCATTTCGAGCTTCGTGGTCCCCGTAAACCCCATGTTGTACGCCGTGCGCATCGCGCGCTATCCGCTCATCGGCCTCGCCTCCCTCTTCGGCCTCGCGGGAATCCTCGTGGGGTTTGCGGTTTACCTCTTCGCACTCGCCGAAAGGGAGAGCTTTGGCGAACCGTACTTCTACCTTCCCTTCTCCGCGGGGACGTCCGGCAAAGGAGTGGGACGCTAA
- a CDS encoding peptidoglycan D,D-transpeptidase FtsI family protein: MTSRGDVGGGRRPGNAHRAFRTAAYFLGVFVAFLVAVIGRVFYVQEVWGPQLLHAATEQWVHSREEEAPRGSLLDRNGERLAYDVPAFDVVALLDPRAPEHVEDLEATARALARGLDAPEEAILNTLREGRERGRYQVEFRPYGWKLLPHRKEALEEELRRAGVRGVVFRPEVGRYYPKGEYAAYLLGYVNRDGKAEYGLEAGLDAVLRGTRGKTSVPTDNRGVPLPYAEVQGDPPRPGKDVVLTIDVRLQAILEEALREADEELHPKGIWGVLVDPWTMEVLAAAARPTFDPNRYEAISEYTNPFVGRLYEPGSTFKVLTLAAAIEEGVYRDDDTYQAGVYARPEISPPIRDWSDPRGWGKITLREGIVRSSNVAAVILGYERLGRERLARYEHAFGVDELPFSLTGRAPLPGSARGRLPDFAAAPPRDVATTTYGQGLEVTAFGLVRALSAAVTDGVLRDPVLVKCVRDANAGTCTSPTASEGRRVVSPETAAKVREILADVVARPEGTGHAYAVDGYRIGGKTGTAQKVDPRTGKYEARRYIYSFYGFLPVDHPRFALYIAVDEPERPAEGSGEVVAPIFRKVVEQAAPLLGVEREGTGSPAGESRIRVR, translated from the coding sequence GTGACGTCGCGGGGGGACGTCGGCGGGGGGAGACGCCCGGGGAACGCGCACCGCGCGTTCCGCACGGCTGCGTACTTCTTGGGCGTGTTTGTCGCCTTCCTCGTCGCCGTGATCGGACGCGTCTTCTACGTACAGGAGGTGTGGGGCCCCCAACTCCTTCACGCCGCCACCGAACAATGGGTTCATTCGCGCGAAGAAGAGGCGCCCCGCGGATCCCTCTTGGACCGAAATGGCGAACGCCTCGCGTACGACGTTCCCGCCTTTGACGTCGTCGCCCTCCTCGATCCCCGGGCTCCCGAACACGTCGAGGACCTCGAGGCGACGGCCCGCGCCCTCGCCCGCGGGCTCGATGCTCCCGAGGAGGCGATCTTGAACACGCTGCGGGAAGGGCGCGAACGGGGGAGGTACCAGGTGGAGTTCCGCCCCTACGGGTGGAAGCTCCTCCCGCACCGCAAGGAAGCTCTCGAGGAAGAGCTGCGGCGCGCGGGCGTTCGGGGGGTCGTCTTTCGCCCCGAGGTCGGACGGTACTACCCCAAAGGCGAGTACGCCGCCTACCTCCTCGGCTACGTAAACCGGGACGGGAAGGCGGAGTACGGCCTGGAGGCGGGATTGGATGCCGTACTCCGCGGCACGCGGGGAAAGACTTCGGTGCCCACGGACAACCGCGGCGTACCCCTCCCTTACGCCGAGGTCCAGGGTGATCCGCCGCGTCCGGGAAAGGACGTCGTGCTCACGATCGACGTCCGCCTGCAGGCGATCCTCGAGGAGGCGCTTCGGGAGGCGGACGAGGAACTCCACCCCAAGGGCATTTGGGGCGTGCTCGTCGATCCGTGGACGATGGAGGTGCTCGCGGCCGCCGCCCGCCCGACCTTCGATCCCAACCGGTACGAGGCGATTTCCGAGTACACAAATCCCTTCGTGGGCAGGCTCTACGAGCCGGGTTCGACCTTCAAGGTGCTCACCCTAGCCGCGGCGATCGAAGAAGGCGTGTACCGCGACGACGACACGTACCAGGCGGGGGTGTATGCACGTCCGGAAATCTCGCCCCCGATCCGCGACTGGTCGGACCCCAGGGGATGGGGGAAGATCACGCTGCGCGAGGGGATCGTCCGCTCGAGCAACGTCGCCGCGGTGATCCTCGGGTACGAGCGCCTGGGACGGGAGCGGCTTGCCCGGTACGAACACGCCTTCGGCGTAGACGAACTGCCGTTTTCGCTCACGGGACGGGCTCCGCTCCCCGGATCGGCGCGCGGTCGGCTGCCCGACTTTGCCGCTGCGCCGCCGCGCGACGTGGCGACGACGACGTACGGGCAGGGACTCGAAGTGACGGCGTTTGGCCTCGTCCGTGCCCTTTCCGCAGCGGTGACCGATGGGGTACTGCGCGATCCCGTGCTCGTGAAGTGCGTTCGCGACGCCAACGCCGGGACGTGCACTTCCCCCACGGCCTCTGAAGGTCGACGCGTCGTTTCGCCGGAAACGGCGGCCAAGGTGCGGGAGATCCTCGCCGACGTCGTAGCCCGACCCGAAGGTACGGGACACGCCTATGCCGTGGACGGATACCGCATCGGCGGCAAGACGGGCACAGCGCAAAAGGTCGATCCCCGCACGGGAAAGTACGAAGCGCGGCGGTACATCTATTCCTTTTACGGATTCCTCCCCGTAGACCACCCGCGGTTTGCCCTCTACATCGCCGTCGATGAACCAGAACGGCCGGCCGAGGGGAGCGGCGAGGTCGTCGCCCCGATCTTTCGCAAGGTCGTCGAGCAGGCAGCGCCTCTGCTCGGCGTGGAGCGCGAAGGGACGGGTTCTCCCGCGGGGGAAAGCCGCATACGAGTGAGGTGA
- a CDS encoding UDP-N-acetylmuramoyl-L-alanyl-D-glutamate--2,6-diaminopimelate ligase has translation MRLAELLAPLRVWRARGFLTVNVTHITDDSREVLPGSLFVARRGTTGDGHAFIPDALARGAVALVVAMGRGEEVVRRGGVPEGVPIVEVPDPHQALAFLAARLYGDPTSHLRVVGVTGTNGKSTVAYLVQQLLEAAGIRTGLVGTVFVDVGRGPRPAQLTTPGAAELQRLFRDMRIHGLEAAVFEASSHALDQGRIRGVRLTAAVFTNLTQDHLDYHATMDAYAEAKGLLFAFLGSEASAEKAAIVRGDDPHAERMLRRSAVPVYTYGFGPENALRAVDVHLNAQGATFVLEAYTGERLPARLPLLGRFNVENALAALAAAHALGVPLKELVPILEYVRPVPGRMERVEAGQPFTVLVDYAHTPDGLEKALGAVREWAEGRVIVVFGAGGDRDRAKRPRMGEVAHRLADVLVVTSDNPRSEDPEAIARDILSGIPDPPERETYVELDRKRAIRAAIRLARPGDVVLIAGKGHEREQIVGRLRIPFDDREEALAALRELGGAEDA, from the coding sequence ATGCGTCTCGCCGAACTCCTCGCGCCGCTCCGCGTCTGGAGGGCGCGGGGGTTTCTCACCGTCAACGTCACGCACATCACCGACGACTCGCGGGAAGTCCTTCCCGGCAGCCTCTTCGTCGCCCGCCGAGGCACGACAGGCGACGGGCACGCGTTCATCCCCGACGCCCTCGCCCGCGGCGCCGTCGCCCTCGTCGTCGCCATGGGGCGGGGGGAGGAAGTCGTACGCCGCGGTGGCGTTCCCGAAGGCGTCCCCATCGTCGAGGTTCCCGACCCCCACCAGGCCCTCGCCTTTCTCGCCGCGCGCCTGTACGGCGACCCCACGTCCCACCTTCGCGTCGTCGGCGTCACGGGGACGAACGGGAAGTCGACCGTCGCCTACCTCGTGCAGCAGCTCCTCGAGGCGGCGGGGATCCGCACGGGCCTCGTGGGCACGGTGTTCGTCGACGTCGGCCGCGGTCCCCGTCCGGCGCAGCTCACGACGCCGGGCGCCGCCGAACTTCAGCGCCTCTTCCGCGACATGCGGATCCACGGCCTGGAGGCGGCCGTCTTCGAAGCGTCTTCCCACGCCCTCGACCAAGGCCGGATTCGGGGGGTTCGTCTTACCGCCGCGGTCTTTACGAACCTCACCCAGGACCACCTCGACTACCACGCGACGATGGACGCGTACGCGGAGGCCAAGGGCCTCCTCTTTGCCTTTCTCGGTTCGGAGGCTTCGGCGGAAAAGGCGGCAATTGTCCGCGGCGACGACCCCCATGCGGAGCGAATGTTACGGCGAAGCGCCGTACCTGTGTATACGTATGGCTTCGGACCGGAAAATGCCCTGCGCGCCGTCGACGTCCACCTGAACGCCCAGGGTGCGACGTTCGTCCTCGAGGCCTACACGGGCGAACGCCTACCCGCGCGCCTTCCGCTCCTTGGCCGCTTCAACGTGGAAAACGCCCTCGCCGCCCTCGCGGCGGCCCACGCCCTCGGCGTCCCCCTCAAGGAGCTCGTACCCATCCTCGAGTACGTCCGCCCCGTGCCCGGCCGGATGGAGCGGGTGGAGGCCGGGCAGCCGTTTACGGTGCTCGTAGACTACGCCCACACCCCCGACGGGTTGGAAAAGGCCCTCGGCGCCGTCCGCGAGTGGGCCGAAGGTCGGGTGATCGTCGTCTTCGGCGCCGGCGGCGACCGCGACCGCGCAAAGCGCCCGCGCATGGGCGAGGTCGCCCACCGCCTCGCCGACGTCCTCGTCGTCACGAGCGACAACCCGCGGAGCGAAGACCCGGAGGCCATCGCCCGGGACATCCTCTCCGGGATTCCCGATCCGCCGGAGCGGGAGACATACGTCGAGCTCGACCGAAAGCGGGCGATCCGCGCCGCAATTCGCCTCGCCCGTCCGGGGGACGTCGTGCTCATCGCCGGGAAGGGGCACGAGCGCGAGCAGATCGTCGGCCGCCTCCGCATCCCCTTCGACGACCGCGAAGAGGCCCTCGCCGCCCTGAGGGAGTTGGGGGGTGCGGAGGATGCCTGA
- the rsmH gene encoding 16S rRNA (cytosine(1402)-N(4))-methyltransferase RsmH, giving the protein MRVHIPVLLQEVVEVLAPAPGKIFVDATVGLGGHAREILARLDGGLLIGIDQDPSALARAEVALGEVGGRFILKRANFADLEDVVRPLVPEGVDGILFDLGVSSLQLDEAERGFTYRADAPLDMRMDPEGAVTAADLVNTLSEDELARILREYGEEPFARRIARFLVEARARSPITTTGELVEIVKAAIPARYRRRGGHPARRTFQALRIAVNDELARLETALEQAIRLLRPGGRLAVISFHSLEDRRVKEAFRRAVYGPESTAPYSGAPRPTYRLLLRKPVTPTPEEVARNPRARSAKLRALERVT; this is encoded by the coding sequence GTGCGCGTGCACATACCCGTCCTCCTTCAGGAAGTGGTGGAGGTTCTCGCCCCCGCTCCCGGGAAGATCTTCGTCGATGCGACGGTCGGCCTCGGGGGGCATGCGCGGGAGATCCTCGCGCGCTTGGACGGCGGGCTCCTCATCGGCATCGACCAAGATCCGTCGGCTTTGGCCCGCGCGGAGGTCGCCCTGGGCGAGGTGGGGGGGCGCTTCATCCTGAAGCGCGCGAACTTTGCCGACCTCGAGGACGTCGTACGTCCCTTGGTACCCGAAGGGGTAGACGGAATCCTCTTCGACCTCGGAGTCTCCTCCCTCCAACTCGACGAGGCAGAACGGGGGTTTACCTACCGCGCGGACGCCCCGTTGGACATGCGCATGGATCCCGAGGGGGCGGTTACTGCCGCCGACCTCGTCAACACCCTGTCCGAAGACGAGCTCGCTCGAATCCTTCGTGAGTACGGGGAGGAACCCTTTGCCAGGCGCATTGCCCGCTTCCTCGTGGAGGCACGGGCGCGCTCGCCCATCACCACGACGGGAGAACTTGTGGAGATCGTGAAAGCCGCAATTCCCGCCCGCTACCGCAGGCGGGGAGGGCATCCGGCGCGCAGGACCTTCCAGGCGCTCCGGATTGCCGTAAACGACGAATTGGCCCGCCTGGAGACTGCCCTCGAGCAGGCGATCCGCCTCCTTCGTCCCGGCGGCCGTCTGGCGGTGATCTCCTTCCATTCGCTCGAAGACCGACGCGTGAAAGAAGCCTTTCGCCGGGCGGTGTACGGTCCGGAGTCGACCGCACCGTACTCCGGCGCCCCGCGCCCGACCTACCGCCTCCTCTTGCGGAAACCCGTAACGCCGACGCCGGAGGAGGTGGCGCGCAACCCCCGTGCCCGGTCGGCGAAGCTCCGCGCCCTGGAGCGGGTCACGTGA
- a CDS encoding UDP-N-acetylmuramoyl-tripeptide--D-alanyl-D-alanine ligase codes for MPEWPLAFFLTATRAEYAGDLAPGAVRVRGVVHDSRAVRGGELFVPLPGARTDGHAYVADAFARGAAASFWRRSVPVPAELRRRPLLFVDDPLVALWEASRAHRARLRGRVVAVTGSVGKTTTKDLIARALAARLTVAYARESYNNHIGVPLTLLAADEDIDAVVLEMGMNRRGEIAELSRLARPDVAVITLVGESHIGLLGSREAIAVAKAEIALGMDEGGRIYIPDDDPLLPKAAYLFAFPGEVRTVGPRGKDPGGLLEDRGLDGFRMWAEVNGGRAELDVPLPGAFAWRNALYALFVARDFGIPPAEVEAAWRELERSPMRLAPRHTPRGALVLDDTYNAAPTSIRAAVSVLARVPARERVAVLGEVGELGEHAPRLYAELGETLPVEGIVYLLFGPGLAPLEAALRARGARVWRTEDPEALLAEVRSYDRPDAVLLFKASRYMRFERFVQALLAEGSGEGGPTGG; via the coding sequence ATGCCTGAGTGGCCGCTCGCCTTCTTCCTCACCGCGACCCGGGCGGAATACGCGGGGGACCTTGCGCCCGGGGCCGTGCGGGTGCGCGGCGTCGTCCACGATTCCCGCGCCGTCCGCGGCGGCGAGCTTTTCGTCCCCCTACCGGGAGCCCGAACGGACGGACACGCCTACGTCGCCGACGCCTTTGCCCGTGGCGCCGCGGCGTCTTTCTGGCGCCGGAGTGTCCCCGTTCCGGCGGAACTCCGCCGGAGGCCGCTCCTTTTCGTGGACGATCCCCTCGTCGCCCTTTGGGAGGCATCGCGGGCGCACCGCGCGCGCCTTCGCGGCCGCGTCGTCGCCGTGACCGGATCCGTAGGTAAGACGACGACCAAGGACCTCATCGCCCGCGCCCTCGCCGCCCGCCTGACCGTCGCCTACGCGCGGGAGAGCTACAACAACCACATCGGCGTACCGCTCACCTTGCTTGCGGCCGACGAGGACATCGACGCCGTCGTCCTCGAGATGGGGATGAACCGCCGCGGAGAGATCGCCGAGCTTTCCCGCCTCGCGCGGCCGGACGTCGCCGTGATCACCCTCGTGGGGGAATCGCACATCGGCCTTCTCGGCTCGCGTGAGGCGATCGCTGTGGCCAAGGCGGAAATCGCCCTCGGGATGGACGAGGGCGGACGGATCTACATTCCGGACGACGACCCACTCCTCCCCAAGGCGGCCTACCTCTTCGCCTTTCCCGGGGAGGTGCGCACCGTCGGTCCGCGGGGAAAGGACCCAGGCGGGCTACTCGAAGACCGGGGTCTGGACGGCTTTCGCATGTGGGCGGAGGTGAATGGGGGGCGCGCGGAACTGGACGTTCCGCTCCCCGGAGCCTTTGCCTGGCGCAACGCCCTCTACGCCCTCTTCGTCGCCCGCGACTTCGGGATTCCGCCGGCGGAAGTCGAGGCAGCCTGGCGTGAACTCGAGCGCTCGCCCATGCGCCTCGCCCCGCGGCATACGCCGCGGGGGGCGCTCGTCCTCGACGATACGTACAACGCCGCCCCCACGTCCATCCGCGCCGCCGTGTCCGTGCTCGCCCGCGTCCCCGCGCGCGAGCGCGTGGCCGTCCTCGGCGAGGTGGGAGAGCTCGGCGAGCACGCGCCGCGGCTTTACGCCGAACTCGGGGAAACCCTTCCCGTCGAGGGAATCGTCTACCTCCTCTTTGGCCCCGGGCTCGCCCCTCTGGAGGCGGCGCTCCGCGCCCGCGGCGCCCGCGTATGGCGTACGGAAGACCCGGAGGCGCTTCTGGCGGAGGTCCGGTCCTACGACCGCCCCGACGCGGTCTTGCTCTTTAAGGCGTCGCGCTACATGCGCTTCGAGCGCTTCGTCCAAGCCCTCCTCGCAGAAGGGTCGGGGGAGGGGGGGCCGACCGGTGGTTGA
- the mraZ gene encoding division/cell wall cluster transcriptional repressor MraZ gives MFLGEHRHVLDEKGRLTIPARFREELGSPFILTRGLDGSLFAYPLGAWRTLERRLRSLPFTRKEVRAFTRLLFAGAVEVEPDRQGRINIPPNLAAYAGLTKNVVVVGVSARVEIWDEARWEAYVAEGEAKYTDLAESLIDLDLDEGWEDSGADIP, from the coding sequence ATGTTCCTCGGGGAGCACCGGCACGTGCTCGACGAAAAGGGTCGGCTCACGATTCCTGCCCGCTTCCGCGAGGAACTGGGTTCGCCGTTCATCCTCACGCGCGGACTCGACGGCTCCCTCTTCGCCTACCCCCTTGGCGCCTGGCGCACGCTCGAGCGGCGCCTGCGCTCCCTTCCCTTTACCCGCAAAGAAGTCCGTGCCTTTACGCGCCTCCTCTTTGCCGGCGCTGTGGAGGTGGAACCCGACCGTCAGGGCCGGATCAACATCCCGCCCAACCTCGCGGCCTACGCCGGTTTGACGAAGAACGTCGTAGTCGTCGGGGTTTCCGCGCGCGTGGAGATTTGGGACGAGGCGCGCTGGGAGGCGTACGTCGCCGAAGGAGAGGCGAAGTACACGGATCTCGCCGAGTCCCTCATCGATCTGGACCTCGACGAGGGGTGGGAAGATTCCGGCGCGGACATCCCGTAA
- a CDS encoding stage V sporulation protein D — translation MRREPSRRLLALFGLATLALVVFALRLFHLQVLMGPDLAAKALELWSRDVPVEPPRGRILDRNGEILATNREAYSVLVFPAQVRDKERTADILARELGADREKILRRISQRTLVVRLSPEGRRVDEDVRRRVEALALPGVYVAPEPARIYPHGSLAAHVLGFVGIDNQGLSGLELAYDEVLRGRRGAFKLFTTAAGEALPGLPMLYDAPEAGYDVVTSLDLRLQEILENALDDAWLTYKPEAAMGVIADPRTGEILAMASRPTFDPNRYREYPAEVLNRNLPIWRVFEPGSTFKIVTLSAALQEKKVDLEREHFFDPGYIIVAGVKIRNWKPGGHGDQTFLQVVENSNNPGFVELGLRLGKETLFRYIRAFGFGEKTGIDLPGEAKGILFPLERVGPVELATTAFGQGVAVTPIQQVAAVSAAVNGGTLYRPHLLKEVRDPRTGAVVHRQEPEVRGTPISPETSAQVRYALESVVARGTGYRAYVDGYRVGGKTGTAQKVGPDGRYLPGEYIVSFIGFAPADDPRLVVYIAVDHPQGIQFGGVVAAPIAGQVLDASLRILGIPPREGGIPREKYVWPEVPPLEVPNLVGMGVDDIRQSSYTFDLEVVGEGEVVVDQSPPPGTKLAPGERVRIRLGPRAPAEGR, via the coding sequence GTGCGGCGCGAACCTTCTCGACGCCTCCTCGCCCTCTTCGGCCTCGCCACGCTTGCGCTTGTCGTCTTTGCCTTGCGCCTGTTTCACCTCCAGGTGCTCATGGGCCCGGACCTCGCGGCCAAGGCCTTGGAGCTTTGGAGTCGGGATGTACCCGTAGAACCTCCGCGGGGGCGGATCCTCGACCGCAACGGGGAAATCCTCGCGACGAACCGCGAGGCGTACTCCGTCCTCGTCTTTCCCGCCCAGGTACGGGACAAGGAGCGCACGGCGGACATCCTCGCGCGCGAACTCGGCGCCGACCGGGAAAAGATCCTTCGGCGTATTTCGCAGAGGACGCTCGTGGTGCGCCTTTCGCCGGAAGGCAGGCGGGTGGACGAAGACGTGCGGCGGCGCGTAGAGGCGCTCGCCCTTCCTGGCGTCTACGTCGCCCCCGAGCCGGCGCGCATCTACCCCCACGGTTCCTTGGCCGCCCACGTCCTCGGGTTCGTCGGGATCGACAACCAGGGACTTTCCGGCCTCGAGCTCGCCTACGACGAGGTGCTGCGGGGGCGCCGTGGGGCGTTCAAGCTCTTCACCACCGCGGCGGGCGAGGCGCTTCCCGGGCTTCCCATGCTGTACGACGCCCCCGAAGCCGGCTACGACGTCGTGACCTCCCTCGACCTCCGTCTGCAGGAGATCTTAGAGAACGCCCTCGACGACGCCTGGCTCACGTACAAGCCCGAGGCGGCCATGGGGGTGATCGCTGACCCCCGAACGGGGGAGATCCTCGCCATGGCCTCGCGGCCCACATTCGACCCGAACCGCTACCGGGAGTATCCGGCCGAAGTGCTCAACCGCAACCTCCCGATCTGGCGCGTCTTCGAACCCGGCTCGACGTTTAAGATCGTCACCCTGAGCGCCGCCCTCCAGGAGAAAAAGGTCGACCTCGAGCGCGAGCACTTCTTCGACCCCGGCTACATCATCGTCGCCGGCGTAAAGATCCGGAACTGGAAGCCCGGAGGACACGGCGACCAGACCTTTCTCCAAGTCGTGGAAAACTCCAACAACCCGGGCTTCGTCGAACTCGGGCTCCGCCTCGGCAAGGAAACGCTCTTTCGCTACATCCGCGCCTTCGGCTTTGGAGAAAAGACGGGCATCGACCTTCCCGGGGAGGCCAAGGGAATCCTCTTCCCCCTCGAGCGCGTAGGTCCCGTGGAGCTCGCGACGACTGCTTTCGGCCAAGGGGTTGCCGTAACGCCGATTCAGCAGGTAGCCGCCGTCTCCGCCGCCGTAAACGGCGGAACCCTCTACCGGCCACACCTCCTCAAGGAAGTACGCGACCCGCGCACGGGTGCGGTGGTCCACCGCCAAGAGCCGGAGGTGCGCGGCACGCCAATCTCCCCCGAGACCTCGGCGCAGGTTCGCTACGCCCTCGAATCCGTCGTCGCCCGCGGGACGGGGTACCGGGCGTACGTGGACGGGTACCGGGTAGGCGGGAAGACGGGGACGGCGCAAAAGGTAGGTCCGGACGGGCGCTACCTTCCGGGCGAGTACATCGTCTCCTTCATCGGCTTTGCTCCGGCGGACGATCCCCGGCTCGTCGTCTACATCGCCGTCGACCACCCCCAGGGAATCCAGTTCGGCGGCGTCGTCGCCGCGCCCATCGCCGGGCAGGTCCTCGACGCCTCCCTTCGGATCTTGGGAATTCCTCCGCGCGAAGGAGGTATTCCCCGGGAAAAGTACGTCTGGCCCGAGGTCCCGCCCCTGGAGGTTCCCAACCTCGTGGGGATGGGCGTGGACGACATCCGGCAAAGCTCCTACACCTTCGACCTCGAGGTCGTGGGGGAAGGGGAGGTCGTCGTCGACCAATCTCCTCCCCCGGGGACGAAGCTCGCCCCAGGCGAACGGGTGCGCATTCGGCTAGGGCCACGTGCCCCCGCGGAAGGTCGGTAG